A genomic segment from Nicotiana tabacum cultivar K326 chromosome 7, ASM71507v2, whole genome shotgun sequence encodes:
- the LOC107801659 gene encoding alanine--tRNA ligase, chloroplastic/mitochondrial isoform X3 has protein sequence MLQFKPIFLGKVPREVPSAATSQKCIRTNDIENVGRTSRHQTFFEMLGNFSFGDYFKKEAIKWAWELSTSEYGLPADKLWISVYQDDDETFALWHDEIGVPKERIIRLGEDDNFWTSGATGPCGPCSEIYYDFHPGRGTSNVDLGDDTRFIEFYNLVFMQYNKKDDGSLEPLKQKNIDTGLGLERMARILQKVPNNYETDLIFPIIEKAAELANVSYALADDSTKTKLKIIGDHMRAVVYLISDGVNPSNIGRGYVVRRLIRRVVRTGRLLGVKGDGMGDLQGAFLPILAKKVIQLSTNIDADVKTRASRILEELKREELRFVLTLERGEKLLDQMLADALLNAQGTETAPCLSGKDAFVLYDTYGFPVEITNEVAEERGISIDMNSFDIEMEKQRQLSQAAHDTVKLGVENGANLAEDIPDTEFLGYNTLRSKAVVEGLLVNGSPVAQVSKGSEVEILLNRTPFYAESGGQIGDNGFLYMMEAENEQPAIVEIKDVQKSMGNIFVHKGTITEGMIEVGREVEAAVDPNLRQRAKVHHTATHLLQSALKRVIGQETSQAGSLVAFDRLRFDFNFHRPLQDKELVEIEGLINQWIGDAAILETKVMSLTDAKRDGAIAMFGEKYGEQVRVVEVPGVSMELCGGTHVSNTAEIRGFKIISEQGIASGVRRIEAVAGDAFIEYVLTRDNYMKQLCSTLKVKAEEVTGRVGGLLEELRLTRNEVSAARAKAAIYKASTLSSRASTIGTSKNIRLLVESMDDVDADSLKSAAEYLVDLLKDPAAVVLGSCPGDGKVSLVVALTPGVVDLGIKAGDIIKPLAKSCGGGGGGRPNFAQAGGRKPENLLGALEEAREQLKKLLEK, from the exons ATGCTTCAGTTCAAGCCTATATTCCTTGGaaag GTACCGAGGGAAGTGCCTAGCGCAGCTACTTCTCAGAAATGCATCCGGACAAATGATATTGAGAATGTGGGTCGAACATCCCGACATCAGACATTCTTTGAGATGCTTGGAAATTTTAGTTTTGGagattattttaaaaaagaagctattaagTGGGCATGGGAGCTCTCCACCTCAGA ATATGGACTCCCAGCTGATAAATTATGGATTAGTGTTTACCAAGATGATGATGAAACTTTTGCACTATGGCATGATGAG ATAGGTGTTCCTAAAGAGCGAATAATAAGACTCGGAGAAGATGACAACTTCTGGACAAGTGGAGCTACTGGTCCGTGTGGTCCATGCTCTGAAATTTATTACGATTTTCATCCCGGGAGGGGCACTTCCAATGTT GATCTTGGAGATGATACAAGATTTATAGAGTTCTACAACCTTGTTTTTATGCAATACAATAAGAAGGATGATGGTTCACTTGAGCCTTTAAAGCAAAAGAATATAGATACTGGACTTGGTTTAGAGCGTATGGCCAGGATTCTGCAGAAG GTCCCCAACAATTACGAAACCGACTTAATATTTCCCATCATAGAGAAGGCTGCAGAATTGGCAAATGTCTCATATGCTCTTGCAGATGATTCTACAAAAACAAAGCTTAAG ATAATTGGAGATCATATGCGTGCAGTTGTTTATCTGATATCTGATGGTGTCAACCCATCAAATATTGGGAGGGGGTATGTGGTACGTCGCCTCATTAGAAGGGTTGTTCGAACAGGCAGGTTACTTGGTGTAAAGGGAGATGGGATGGGTGATCTTCAAGGAGCATTTTTGCCGATACTTGCTAAAAAGGTGATTCAACTAAGCACCAATATAGATGCTGATGTGAAAACCAGAGCATCCCGCATACTTGAGGAATTGAAAAGAGAGGAGCTTCGTTTTGTTTTGACTCTAGAAAGGGGAGAAAAACTTCTTGACCAGATGCTGGCAGATGCATTATTAAATGCCCAGGGAACTGAGACTGCACCTTGTCTGTCGGGGAAGGATGCATTCGTATTGTATGACACCTATGGATTTCCAGTGGAGATAACAAACGAAGTTGCTGAAGAACGTGGAATCAGTATAGATATGAATAGCTTTGACATAGAAATGGAGAAGCAAAGACAGCTATCTCAGGCTGCACATGATACTGTTAAACTAGGAGTTGAAAATGGTGCAAACCTTGCTGAAGATATTCCTGATACTGAGTTTCTTGGCTACAATACTCTCCGTTCCAAGGCAGTGGTTGAGGGtttgttggtaaatggtagtcCTGTAGCACAAGTCTCCAAAGGAAGTGAAGTGGAAATTTTGCTGAACAGGACTCCATTTTATGCTGAGTCAGGAGGCCAAATTGGGGATAACGGTTTTTTATATATGATGGAGGCTGAAAATGAACAGCCAGCCATTGTAGAGATAAAAGACGTCCAAAAATCTATGGGTAATATATTCGTTCACAAAGGGACAATTACAGAAGGTATGATAGAGGTCGGCCGAGAAGTAGAAGCGGCTGTTGATCCAAACTTGAGGCAACGGGCTAAG GTTCACCATACAGCTACTCATTTACTTCAATCAGCACTCAAAAGAGTAATTGGTCAGGAAACATCTCAAGCAGGATCGTTGGTTGCTTTTGATCGTCTTAGATTTGACTTCAACTTCCATCGGCCTCTTCAAGACAAGGAACTTGTTGAAATTGAAGGTTTGATCAACCAATGGATTGGCGATGCCGCGATTCTGGAAACGAAAGTCATGTCTCTGACTGATGCAAAAAGAGATGGGGCAATCGCAATGTTTGGAGAAAAATATGGAGAACAG GTACGTGTAGTCGAGGTTCCTGGCGTATCAATGGAATTATGTGGTGGCACCCATGTAAGCAATACTGCTGAGATACGTGGATTCAAAATCATATCTGAACAGGGCATTGCATCAGGAGTTAGGCGAATTGAAGCTGTAGCTGGAGATGCTTTCATTGAATATGTCCTTACGAGAGATAACTACATGAAGCAGCTATGCTCCACTCTCAAA GTAAAAGCTGAAGAAGTAACTGGCAGGGTAGGCGGACTTTTGGAAGAACTACGATTGACAAGAAATGAAGTTTCGGCTGCTCGGGCAAAAGCAGCAATCTATAAGGCATCAACACTTTCTAGCAGAGCATCTACCATTGGAACTTCAAAAAATATTAG GCTCCTAGTTGAGTCCATGGATGATGTCGATGCTGATTCACTCAAGAGTGCGGCAGAATATCTTGTAGATTTGTTGAAAGATCCGGCAGCTGTGGTTCTAGGATCATGCCCAGGAGATGGAAAAGTTAGCCTTGTCGTTGCATTAACCCCTGGAGTTGTTGATCTTGGAATTAAAGCTGGTGACATTATAAAGCCTCTAGCTAAATCATGTGGTGGTGGAGGGGGTGGTCGACCTAATTTTGCTCAGGCAGGTGGGAGGAAACCAGAGAACTTGTTAGGTGCACTTGAAGAAGCTCGAGAACAGCTTAAAAAGCTGCTTGAAAAGTGA
- the LOC107801659 gene encoding alanine--tRNA ligase, chloroplastic/mitochondrial isoform X4 has translation MILRMWVEHPDIRHSLRCLEILVLEIILKKKLLSGHGSSPPQIFACRYGLPADKLWISVYQDDDETFALWHDEIGVPKERIIRLGEDDNFWTSGATGPCGPCSEIYYDFHPGRGTSNVDLGDDTRFIEFYNLVFMQYNKKDDGSLEPLKQKNIDTGLGLERMARILQKVPNNYETDLIFPIIEKAAELANVSYALADDSTKTKLKIIGDHMRAVVYLISDGVNPSNIGRGYVVRRLIRRVVRTGRLLGVKGDGMGDLQGAFLPILAKKVIQLSTNIDADVKTRASRILEELKREELRFVLTLERGEKLLDQMLADALLNAQGTETAPCLSGKDAFVLYDTYGFPVEITNEVAEERGISIDMNSFDIEMEKQRQLSQAAHDTVKLGVENGANLAEDIPDTEFLGYNTLRSKAVVEGLLVNGSPVAQVSKGSEVEILLNRTPFYAESGGQIGDNGFLYMMEAENEQPAIVEIKDVQKSMGNIFVHKGTITEGMIEVGREVEAAVDPNLRQRAKVHHTATHLLQSALKRVIGQETSQAGSLVAFDRLRFDFNFHRPLQDKELVEIEGLINQWIGDAAILETKVMSLTDAKRDGAIAMFGEKYGEQVRVVEVPGVSMELCGGTHVSNTAEIRGFKIISEQGIASGVRRIEAVAGDAFIEYVLTRDNYMKQLCSTLKVKAEEVTGRVGGLLEELRLTRNEVSAARAKAAIYKASTLSSRASTIGTSKNIRLLVESMDDVDADSLKSAAEYLVDLLKDPAAVVLGSCPGDGKVSLVVALTPGVVDLGIKAGDIIKPLAKSCGGGGGGRPNFAQAGGRKPENLLGALEEAREQLKKLLEK, from the exons ATGATATTGAGAATGTGGGTCGAACATCCCGACATCAGACATTCTTTGAGATGCTTGGAAATTTTAGTTTTGGagattattttaaaaaagaagctattaagTGGGCATGGGAGCTCTCCACCTCAGA TCTTTGCTTGCAGATATGGACTCCCAGCTGATAAATTATGGATTAGTGTTTACCAAGATGATGATGAAACTTTTGCACTATGGCATGATGAG ATAGGTGTTCCTAAAGAGCGAATAATAAGACTCGGAGAAGATGACAACTTCTGGACAAGTGGAGCTACTGGTCCGTGTGGTCCATGCTCTGAAATTTATTACGATTTTCATCCCGGGAGGGGCACTTCCAATGTT GATCTTGGAGATGATACAAGATTTATAGAGTTCTACAACCTTGTTTTTATGCAATACAATAAGAAGGATGATGGTTCACTTGAGCCTTTAAAGCAAAAGAATATAGATACTGGACTTGGTTTAGAGCGTATGGCCAGGATTCTGCAGAAG GTCCCCAACAATTACGAAACCGACTTAATATTTCCCATCATAGAGAAGGCTGCAGAATTGGCAAATGTCTCATATGCTCTTGCAGATGATTCTACAAAAACAAAGCTTAAG ATAATTGGAGATCATATGCGTGCAGTTGTTTATCTGATATCTGATGGTGTCAACCCATCAAATATTGGGAGGGGGTATGTGGTACGTCGCCTCATTAGAAGGGTTGTTCGAACAGGCAGGTTACTTGGTGTAAAGGGAGATGGGATGGGTGATCTTCAAGGAGCATTTTTGCCGATACTTGCTAAAAAGGTGATTCAACTAAGCACCAATATAGATGCTGATGTGAAAACCAGAGCATCCCGCATACTTGAGGAATTGAAAAGAGAGGAGCTTCGTTTTGTTTTGACTCTAGAAAGGGGAGAAAAACTTCTTGACCAGATGCTGGCAGATGCATTATTAAATGCCCAGGGAACTGAGACTGCACCTTGTCTGTCGGGGAAGGATGCATTCGTATTGTATGACACCTATGGATTTCCAGTGGAGATAACAAACGAAGTTGCTGAAGAACGTGGAATCAGTATAGATATGAATAGCTTTGACATAGAAATGGAGAAGCAAAGACAGCTATCTCAGGCTGCACATGATACTGTTAAACTAGGAGTTGAAAATGGTGCAAACCTTGCTGAAGATATTCCTGATACTGAGTTTCTTGGCTACAATACTCTCCGTTCCAAGGCAGTGGTTGAGGGtttgttggtaaatggtagtcCTGTAGCACAAGTCTCCAAAGGAAGTGAAGTGGAAATTTTGCTGAACAGGACTCCATTTTATGCTGAGTCAGGAGGCCAAATTGGGGATAACGGTTTTTTATATATGATGGAGGCTGAAAATGAACAGCCAGCCATTGTAGAGATAAAAGACGTCCAAAAATCTATGGGTAATATATTCGTTCACAAAGGGACAATTACAGAAGGTATGATAGAGGTCGGCCGAGAAGTAGAAGCGGCTGTTGATCCAAACTTGAGGCAACGGGCTAAG GTTCACCATACAGCTACTCATTTACTTCAATCAGCACTCAAAAGAGTAATTGGTCAGGAAACATCTCAAGCAGGATCGTTGGTTGCTTTTGATCGTCTTAGATTTGACTTCAACTTCCATCGGCCTCTTCAAGACAAGGAACTTGTTGAAATTGAAGGTTTGATCAACCAATGGATTGGCGATGCCGCGATTCTGGAAACGAAAGTCATGTCTCTGACTGATGCAAAAAGAGATGGGGCAATCGCAATGTTTGGAGAAAAATATGGAGAACAG GTACGTGTAGTCGAGGTTCCTGGCGTATCAATGGAATTATGTGGTGGCACCCATGTAAGCAATACTGCTGAGATACGTGGATTCAAAATCATATCTGAACAGGGCATTGCATCAGGAGTTAGGCGAATTGAAGCTGTAGCTGGAGATGCTTTCATTGAATATGTCCTTACGAGAGATAACTACATGAAGCAGCTATGCTCCACTCTCAAA GTAAAAGCTGAAGAAGTAACTGGCAGGGTAGGCGGACTTTTGGAAGAACTACGATTGACAAGAAATGAAGTTTCGGCTGCTCGGGCAAAAGCAGCAATCTATAAGGCATCAACACTTTCTAGCAGAGCATCTACCATTGGAACTTCAAAAAATATTAG GCTCCTAGTTGAGTCCATGGATGATGTCGATGCTGATTCACTCAAGAGTGCGGCAGAATATCTTGTAGATTTGTTGAAAGATCCGGCAGCTGTGGTTCTAGGATCATGCCCAGGAGATGGAAAAGTTAGCCTTGTCGTTGCATTAACCCCTGGAGTTGTTGATCTTGGAATTAAAGCTGGTGACATTATAAAGCCTCTAGCTAAATCATGTGGTGGTGGAGGGGGTGGTCGACCTAATTTTGCTCAGGCAGGTGGGAGGAAACCAGAGAACTTGTTAGGTGCACTTGAAGAAGCTCGAGAACAGCTTAAAAAGCTGCTTGAAAAGTGA
- the LOC107801659 gene encoding alanine--tRNA ligase, chloroplastic/mitochondrial isoform X1, translating into MSNLNFPYSLKTSSHGRDFLLEFPTSGFQSKPYLPFSRGYRYSSGLIVRTQTLVYASSLSHGRAHIKGPRVVQFVAKAQPVAEELVEEKLRDPQTSGDSIRQRFLDFYAARGHKVLPSASLVPDDPTVLLTIAGMLQFKPIFLGKVPREVPSAATSQKCIRTNDIENVGRTSRHQTFFEMLGNFSFGDYFKKEAIKWAWELSTSEYGLPADKLWISVYQDDDETFALWHDEIGVPKERIIRLGEDDNFWTSGATGPCGPCSEIYYDFHPGRGTSNVDLGDDTRFIEFYNLVFMQYNKKDDGSLEPLKQKNIDTGLGLERMARILQKVPNNYETDLIFPIIEKAAELANVSYALADDSTKTKLKIIGDHMRAVVYLISDGVNPSNIGRGYVVRRLIRRVVRTGRLLGVKGDGMGDLQGAFLPILAKKVIQLSTNIDADVKTRASRILEELKREELRFVLTLERGEKLLDQMLADALLNAQGTETAPCLSGKDAFVLYDTYGFPVEITNEVAEERGISIDMNSFDIEMEKQRQLSQAAHDTVKLGVENGANLAEDIPDTEFLGYNTLRSKAVVEGLLVNGSPVAQVSKGSEVEILLNRTPFYAESGGQIGDNGFLYMMEAENEQPAIVEIKDVQKSMGNIFVHKGTITEGMIEVGREVEAAVDPNLRQRAKVHHTATHLLQSALKRVIGQETSQAGSLVAFDRLRFDFNFHRPLQDKELVEIEGLINQWIGDAAILETKVMSLTDAKRDGAIAMFGEKYGEQVRVVEVPGVSMELCGGTHVSNTAEIRGFKIISEQGIASGVRRIEAVAGDAFIEYVLTRDNYMKQLCSTLKVKAEEVTGRVGGLLEELRLTRNEVSAARAKAAIYKASTLSSRASTIGTSKNIRLLVESMDDVDADSLKSAAEYLVDLLKDPAAVVLGSCPGDGKVSLVVALTPGVVDLGIKAGDIIKPLAKSCGGGGGGRPNFAQAGGRKPENLLGALEEAREQLKKLLEK; encoded by the exons ATGTCCAACCTCAACTTTCCTTATTCCTTAAAAACTAGCAGCCATGGCAGGGACTTTCTACTTGAATTTCCCACTTCAGGGTTCCAGTCAAAACCTTATCTTCCCTTTTCAAGAG GTTATCGGTATTCTTCAGGTTTGATTGTTAGGACTCAAACCTTAGTTTATGCAAGTAGTTTATCCCATGGACGTGCTCATATAAAGGGACCAAGAGTAGTACAGTTTGTCGCAAAAG CGCAACCTGTGGCTGAGGAACTTGTAGAGGAAAAATTAAGGGATCCCCAAACAAGCGGTGACTCTATACGTCAGCGCTTCCTTGACTTTTATGCTGCCCGAGGTCACAAGGTTCTTCCAAGTGCTTCTCTTGTCCCGGATGATCCGACAGTTCTACTGACAATTGCAGGAATGCTTCAGTTCAAGCCTATATTCCTTGGaaag GTACCGAGGGAAGTGCCTAGCGCAGCTACTTCTCAGAAATGCATCCGGACAAATGATATTGAGAATGTGGGTCGAACATCCCGACATCAGACATTCTTTGAGATGCTTGGAAATTTTAGTTTTGGagattattttaaaaaagaagctattaagTGGGCATGGGAGCTCTCCACCTCAGA ATATGGACTCCCAGCTGATAAATTATGGATTAGTGTTTACCAAGATGATGATGAAACTTTTGCACTATGGCATGATGAG ATAGGTGTTCCTAAAGAGCGAATAATAAGACTCGGAGAAGATGACAACTTCTGGACAAGTGGAGCTACTGGTCCGTGTGGTCCATGCTCTGAAATTTATTACGATTTTCATCCCGGGAGGGGCACTTCCAATGTT GATCTTGGAGATGATACAAGATTTATAGAGTTCTACAACCTTGTTTTTATGCAATACAATAAGAAGGATGATGGTTCACTTGAGCCTTTAAAGCAAAAGAATATAGATACTGGACTTGGTTTAGAGCGTATGGCCAGGATTCTGCAGAAG GTCCCCAACAATTACGAAACCGACTTAATATTTCCCATCATAGAGAAGGCTGCAGAATTGGCAAATGTCTCATATGCTCTTGCAGATGATTCTACAAAAACAAAGCTTAAG ATAATTGGAGATCATATGCGTGCAGTTGTTTATCTGATATCTGATGGTGTCAACCCATCAAATATTGGGAGGGGGTATGTGGTACGTCGCCTCATTAGAAGGGTTGTTCGAACAGGCAGGTTACTTGGTGTAAAGGGAGATGGGATGGGTGATCTTCAAGGAGCATTTTTGCCGATACTTGCTAAAAAGGTGATTCAACTAAGCACCAATATAGATGCTGATGTGAAAACCAGAGCATCCCGCATACTTGAGGAATTGAAAAGAGAGGAGCTTCGTTTTGTTTTGACTCTAGAAAGGGGAGAAAAACTTCTTGACCAGATGCTGGCAGATGCATTATTAAATGCCCAGGGAACTGAGACTGCACCTTGTCTGTCGGGGAAGGATGCATTCGTATTGTATGACACCTATGGATTTCCAGTGGAGATAACAAACGAAGTTGCTGAAGAACGTGGAATCAGTATAGATATGAATAGCTTTGACATAGAAATGGAGAAGCAAAGACAGCTATCTCAGGCTGCACATGATACTGTTAAACTAGGAGTTGAAAATGGTGCAAACCTTGCTGAAGATATTCCTGATACTGAGTTTCTTGGCTACAATACTCTCCGTTCCAAGGCAGTGGTTGAGGGtttgttggtaaatggtagtcCTGTAGCACAAGTCTCCAAAGGAAGTGAAGTGGAAATTTTGCTGAACAGGACTCCATTTTATGCTGAGTCAGGAGGCCAAATTGGGGATAACGGTTTTTTATATATGATGGAGGCTGAAAATGAACAGCCAGCCATTGTAGAGATAAAAGACGTCCAAAAATCTATGGGTAATATATTCGTTCACAAAGGGACAATTACAGAAGGTATGATAGAGGTCGGCCGAGAAGTAGAAGCGGCTGTTGATCCAAACTTGAGGCAACGGGCTAAG GTTCACCATACAGCTACTCATTTACTTCAATCAGCACTCAAAAGAGTAATTGGTCAGGAAACATCTCAAGCAGGATCGTTGGTTGCTTTTGATCGTCTTAGATTTGACTTCAACTTCCATCGGCCTCTTCAAGACAAGGAACTTGTTGAAATTGAAGGTTTGATCAACCAATGGATTGGCGATGCCGCGATTCTGGAAACGAAAGTCATGTCTCTGACTGATGCAAAAAGAGATGGGGCAATCGCAATGTTTGGAGAAAAATATGGAGAACAG GTACGTGTAGTCGAGGTTCCTGGCGTATCAATGGAATTATGTGGTGGCACCCATGTAAGCAATACTGCTGAGATACGTGGATTCAAAATCATATCTGAACAGGGCATTGCATCAGGAGTTAGGCGAATTGAAGCTGTAGCTGGAGATGCTTTCATTGAATATGTCCTTACGAGAGATAACTACATGAAGCAGCTATGCTCCACTCTCAAA GTAAAAGCTGAAGAAGTAACTGGCAGGGTAGGCGGACTTTTGGAAGAACTACGATTGACAAGAAATGAAGTTTCGGCTGCTCGGGCAAAAGCAGCAATCTATAAGGCATCAACACTTTCTAGCAGAGCATCTACCATTGGAACTTCAAAAAATATTAG GCTCCTAGTTGAGTCCATGGATGATGTCGATGCTGATTCACTCAAGAGTGCGGCAGAATATCTTGTAGATTTGTTGAAAGATCCGGCAGCTGTGGTTCTAGGATCATGCCCAGGAGATGGAAAAGTTAGCCTTGTCGTTGCATTAACCCCTGGAGTTGTTGATCTTGGAATTAAAGCTGGTGACATTATAAAGCCTCTAGCTAAATCATGTGGTGGTGGAGGGGGTGGTCGACCTAATTTTGCTCAGGCAGGTGGGAGGAAACCAGAGAACTTGTTAGGTGCACTTGAAGAAGCTCGAGAACAGCTTAAAAAGCTGCTTGAAAAGTGA
- the LOC107801659 gene encoding alanine--tRNA ligase, chloroplastic/mitochondrial isoform X2, giving the protein MSNLNFPYSLKTSSHGRDFLLEFPTSGFQSKPYLPFSRGLIVRTQTLVYASSLSHGRAHIKGPRVVQFVAKAQPVAEELVEEKLRDPQTSGDSIRQRFLDFYAARGHKVLPSASLVPDDPTVLLTIAGMLQFKPIFLGKVPREVPSAATSQKCIRTNDIENVGRTSRHQTFFEMLGNFSFGDYFKKEAIKWAWELSTSEYGLPADKLWISVYQDDDETFALWHDEIGVPKERIIRLGEDDNFWTSGATGPCGPCSEIYYDFHPGRGTSNVDLGDDTRFIEFYNLVFMQYNKKDDGSLEPLKQKNIDTGLGLERMARILQKVPNNYETDLIFPIIEKAAELANVSYALADDSTKTKLKIIGDHMRAVVYLISDGVNPSNIGRGYVVRRLIRRVVRTGRLLGVKGDGMGDLQGAFLPILAKKVIQLSTNIDADVKTRASRILEELKREELRFVLTLERGEKLLDQMLADALLNAQGTETAPCLSGKDAFVLYDTYGFPVEITNEVAEERGISIDMNSFDIEMEKQRQLSQAAHDTVKLGVENGANLAEDIPDTEFLGYNTLRSKAVVEGLLVNGSPVAQVSKGSEVEILLNRTPFYAESGGQIGDNGFLYMMEAENEQPAIVEIKDVQKSMGNIFVHKGTITEGMIEVGREVEAAVDPNLRQRAKVHHTATHLLQSALKRVIGQETSQAGSLVAFDRLRFDFNFHRPLQDKELVEIEGLINQWIGDAAILETKVMSLTDAKRDGAIAMFGEKYGEQVRVVEVPGVSMELCGGTHVSNTAEIRGFKIISEQGIASGVRRIEAVAGDAFIEYVLTRDNYMKQLCSTLKVKAEEVTGRVGGLLEELRLTRNEVSAARAKAAIYKASTLSSRASTIGTSKNIRLLVESMDDVDADSLKSAAEYLVDLLKDPAAVVLGSCPGDGKVSLVVALTPGVVDLGIKAGDIIKPLAKSCGGGGGGRPNFAQAGGRKPENLLGALEEAREQLKKLLEK; this is encoded by the exons ATGTCCAACCTCAACTTTCCTTATTCCTTAAAAACTAGCAGCCATGGCAGGGACTTTCTACTTGAATTTCCCACTTCAGGGTTCCAGTCAAAACCTTATCTTCCCTTTTCAAGAG GTTTGATTGTTAGGACTCAAACCTTAGTTTATGCAAGTAGTTTATCCCATGGACGTGCTCATATAAAGGGACCAAGAGTAGTACAGTTTGTCGCAAAAG CGCAACCTGTGGCTGAGGAACTTGTAGAGGAAAAATTAAGGGATCCCCAAACAAGCGGTGACTCTATACGTCAGCGCTTCCTTGACTTTTATGCTGCCCGAGGTCACAAGGTTCTTCCAAGTGCTTCTCTTGTCCCGGATGATCCGACAGTTCTACTGACAATTGCAGGAATGCTTCAGTTCAAGCCTATATTCCTTGGaaag GTACCGAGGGAAGTGCCTAGCGCAGCTACTTCTCAGAAATGCATCCGGACAAATGATATTGAGAATGTGGGTCGAACATCCCGACATCAGACATTCTTTGAGATGCTTGGAAATTTTAGTTTTGGagattattttaaaaaagaagctattaagTGGGCATGGGAGCTCTCCACCTCAGA ATATGGACTCCCAGCTGATAAATTATGGATTAGTGTTTACCAAGATGATGATGAAACTTTTGCACTATGGCATGATGAG ATAGGTGTTCCTAAAGAGCGAATAATAAGACTCGGAGAAGATGACAACTTCTGGACAAGTGGAGCTACTGGTCCGTGTGGTCCATGCTCTGAAATTTATTACGATTTTCATCCCGGGAGGGGCACTTCCAATGTT GATCTTGGAGATGATACAAGATTTATAGAGTTCTACAACCTTGTTTTTATGCAATACAATAAGAAGGATGATGGTTCACTTGAGCCTTTAAAGCAAAAGAATATAGATACTGGACTTGGTTTAGAGCGTATGGCCAGGATTCTGCAGAAG GTCCCCAACAATTACGAAACCGACTTAATATTTCCCATCATAGAGAAGGCTGCAGAATTGGCAAATGTCTCATATGCTCTTGCAGATGATTCTACAAAAACAAAGCTTAAG ATAATTGGAGATCATATGCGTGCAGTTGTTTATCTGATATCTGATGGTGTCAACCCATCAAATATTGGGAGGGGGTATGTGGTACGTCGCCTCATTAGAAGGGTTGTTCGAACAGGCAGGTTACTTGGTGTAAAGGGAGATGGGATGGGTGATCTTCAAGGAGCATTTTTGCCGATACTTGCTAAAAAGGTGATTCAACTAAGCACCAATATAGATGCTGATGTGAAAACCAGAGCATCCCGCATACTTGAGGAATTGAAAAGAGAGGAGCTTCGTTTTGTTTTGACTCTAGAAAGGGGAGAAAAACTTCTTGACCAGATGCTGGCAGATGCATTATTAAATGCCCAGGGAACTGAGACTGCACCTTGTCTGTCGGGGAAGGATGCATTCGTATTGTATGACACCTATGGATTTCCAGTGGAGATAACAAACGAAGTTGCTGAAGAACGTGGAATCAGTATAGATATGAATAGCTTTGACATAGAAATGGAGAAGCAAAGACAGCTATCTCAGGCTGCACATGATACTGTTAAACTAGGAGTTGAAAATGGTGCAAACCTTGCTGAAGATATTCCTGATACTGAGTTTCTTGGCTACAATACTCTCCGTTCCAAGGCAGTGGTTGAGGGtttgttggtaaatggtagtcCTGTAGCACAAGTCTCCAAAGGAAGTGAAGTGGAAATTTTGCTGAACAGGACTCCATTTTATGCTGAGTCAGGAGGCCAAATTGGGGATAACGGTTTTTTATATATGATGGAGGCTGAAAATGAACAGCCAGCCATTGTAGAGATAAAAGACGTCCAAAAATCTATGGGTAATATATTCGTTCACAAAGGGACAATTACAGAAGGTATGATAGAGGTCGGCCGAGAAGTAGAAGCGGCTGTTGATCCAAACTTGAGGCAACGGGCTAAG GTTCACCATACAGCTACTCATTTACTTCAATCAGCACTCAAAAGAGTAATTGGTCAGGAAACATCTCAAGCAGGATCGTTGGTTGCTTTTGATCGTCTTAGATTTGACTTCAACTTCCATCGGCCTCTTCAAGACAAGGAACTTGTTGAAATTGAAGGTTTGATCAACCAATGGATTGGCGATGCCGCGATTCTGGAAACGAAAGTCATGTCTCTGACTGATGCAAAAAGAGATGGGGCAATCGCAATGTTTGGAGAAAAATATGGAGAACAG GTACGTGTAGTCGAGGTTCCTGGCGTATCAATGGAATTATGTGGTGGCACCCATGTAAGCAATACTGCTGAGATACGTGGATTCAAAATCATATCTGAACAGGGCATTGCATCAGGAGTTAGGCGAATTGAAGCTGTAGCTGGAGATGCTTTCATTGAATATGTCCTTACGAGAGATAACTACATGAAGCAGCTATGCTCCACTCTCAAA GTAAAAGCTGAAGAAGTAACTGGCAGGGTAGGCGGACTTTTGGAAGAACTACGATTGACAAGAAATGAAGTTTCGGCTGCTCGGGCAAAAGCAGCAATCTATAAGGCATCAACACTTTCTAGCAGAGCATCTACCATTGGAACTTCAAAAAATATTAG GCTCCTAGTTGAGTCCATGGATGATGTCGATGCTGATTCACTCAAGAGTGCGGCAGAATATCTTGTAGATTTGTTGAAAGATCCGGCAGCTGTGGTTCTAGGATCATGCCCAGGAGATGGAAAAGTTAGCCTTGTCGTTGCATTAACCCCTGGAGTTGTTGATCTTGGAATTAAAGCTGGTGACATTATAAAGCCTCTAGCTAAATCATGTGGTGGTGGAGGGGGTGGTCGACCTAATTTTGCTCAGGCAGGTGGGAGGAAACCAGAGAACTTGTTAGGTGCACTTGAAGAAGCTCGAGAACAGCTTAAAAAGCTGCTTGAAAAGTGA